Sequence from the Thermococcus sp. CX2 genome:
AGAGCTAAATAGAATAAAGAGAAAGTCAGGACTCAACCTTGACGGGCTCAACCTCAATGCTCCCATCGGCAGCCATGAAGAGCCTCGTATAGTGGTCGAAGCCGCCCTCGTCTGGAGCGGCGTAAAGGGGAGCTCCCGCAGCGCCAGTCACTATGAAGTGGACGCCGTCGATGGTTCCGTTCCAGAACATGTGTATGTGGCTGAAGATTCCGAAGGCGTTGTACTCCCTCATGAGCTCAAGGAGCCTCTTTCCGTCGCTCGGATCCATACCGTGGTCTTCACCGGGTCTTGGATCAACGGGCGGGGCGTGCATGATCATAACGGGCCTCTTGCCCATTTCCTTGGCCCTCTCCAGCTCATCCTGGAGCCAGGCCCACTGCTCGTCGCTCAGGCGGTAGTCGTTCTCGATGTTGTTCATGAAGATGTAGTAGTAATCGCCGAGGGCAAAGGAGTAATCTGTCGGGCCGAAGAGCTGGTGATAAACGTTTATTCCCTCTCCCCGGTACTCGTGGTTGCCCGGAGCAACGAATACCGGCTTGTTCCACTTCCACTCCTTGAGCAAAGCCGCCCACTGGTCGACGGTTCCCGAATAGACGAGATCGCCGCCATCTATGACGAAAACGGCATCTTCGTTGTTTATCCCATCCCTTATCTTAAGGAACACCTCCGGAACTTCGGTGCCTCCATCCGACCTGTGGTCGCCGAAGGCTATTATCTTGTAATCGCCGAGATCCTTGGGAACCAGGCTGAAGGAATCGGAACTGGTTGTGAGCTTCACCCAGGTCTCGCCAGTCTCCGCACCCTGGGGGAGCTGGATAACCGCCGGGTTGATGTTCTCCACTACATAGGTTAGCTCGACGCCCTTCGAGTCCTTGACCTCAACGCTCACGTTGAAGCCAAGGGCATGGATATAAACGGTGGAGCCGTTCACTAGGCTTATGAAGCCTCCCTTAACGGTAACGTTTTCACCATCAACAACGCGCCAGTAGTAGATGAATGGCTCCATCGTCTTGAAGGAGCTTAGATACCAGTGCTCACCCTCATCTGGAATCCCGTTCCAGTCGTTGTCACCTATGACCTTAACCACAACTCCCTCAAAGTCACCCATCCTGAGGACATCGTCCGTCCTAACACTTCCGCCGTTCTTGAGCTCCATGGCGTACTCCAGTGCGGCACCAACACCGGCCTTGCTCGTTCCAGTAAAGACGTAATAGGCTTTCCCGTCCTGGTTGAAGACAGCGAAGATGCCCTTATCCTTGCCGACGAACTTGATACCGAGCTTGTAGATGATGTAGCCGAAGTAGTCGTTGACGGTTATCAGAATCGGCTTGCCCCTGAGAACTTCCCTTCCGTCGGCGGGGGAGAGTATCGCGACTCCACCGTCATAATCCTTGGCCGGAAGGATTTGAGCGTTCGGGAAGTAGTGCCTGGCCAAATCCTCGTAGCCCTCGCTGACGTAGACCTTCGAGACTTCACCCGCTATCTTGTACCACTCAGCCAGAACCTGGCCCTTCTCGTAGCTTCCAAAGTCTATGGCACCTGTGGGGGTAGAACTGGTCGAAGTCGGAGACGTTGACGTTTCAGTGGTTCCATCAGAGCTTATGCACCCCGAGAGAAGCACCATAAAGACGAGTACAATGGCCAAAACTGCCGTGCCTTTTCGCATAGGTTTCACCAGGAAATGATGGTAAATAAGGCTTAAAGCACTTTTCATCACCTTTAAATATGCCAACGTCGAAATTCCTTCGGTGATACCATGTTCGTCGGCCACTACACCGAAGTTCCCGAGAAGGACACCGGTTTTGAGGGAGTAACAATTCGGTGGCTCGTTTCTCCAAAGCTTGGAGCTAAGAACTTCGCGATGCGCTACTTCGTCCTCAAGAAGGGCGCCGAGA
This genomic interval carries:
- a CDS encoding metallophosphoesterase gives rise to the protein MRKGTAVLAIVLVFMVLLSGCISSDGTTETSTSPTSTSSTPTGAIDFGSYEKGQVLAEWYKIAGEVSKVYVSEGYEDLARHYFPNAQILPAKDYDGGVAILSPADGREVLRGKPILITVNDYFGYIIYKLGIKFVGKDKGIFAVFNQDGKAYYVFTGTSKAGVGAALEYAMELKNGGSVRTDDVLRMGDFEGVVVKVIGDNDWNGIPDEGEHWYLSSFKTMEPFIYYWRVVDGENVTVKGGFISLVNGSTVYIHALGFNVSVEVKDSKGVELTYVVENINPAVIQLPQGAETGETWVKLTTSSDSFSLVPKDLGDYKIIAFGDHRSDGGTEVPEVFLKIRDGINNEDAVFVIDGGDLVYSGTVDQWAALLKEWKWNKPVFVAPGNHEYRGEGINVYHQLFGPTDYSFALGDYYYIFMNNIENDYRLSDEQWAWLQDELERAKEMGKRPVMIMHAPPVDPRPGEDHGMDPSDGKRLLELMREYNAFGIFSHIHMFWNGTIDGVHFIVTGAAGAPLYAAPDEGGFDHYTRLFMAADGSIEVEPVKVES